The Phoenix dactylifera cultivar Barhee BC4 unplaced genomic scaffold, palm_55x_up_171113_PBpolish2nd_filt_p 000144F, whole genome shotgun sequence DNA segment TGTTAGACCGGTCTGCATCGGAGCTCTTGTTTTCGGAGCAGGAGGATTTGAGGTCAGCCACTGCCTCAAGGATGGAGCAGGCCTTGGAGACACAGGCCGGGAGAGAAAAGGCGGTGTTTTTCTGGTGGTAATTGTGGATATCTTCAAGCAGCAAAGAGGTGTAGGAAGTTGGAATGAGGTGATTGTCTGGGTTGAGATCCAGAGCGTGATCGAAATCTCTTGAAGATCTCCTCGAGGATCTAGTCCTTGTTATGGTTCTTGGGTTGAGGCTGCTTTCCACTCCATTGCTTGTCAAATGAGCCTCGCCATCCTTTGAAGCCCCTTTGACTTGTAGAGCTCCCTCCCCTATCTCAGGCTCCATTTGCTGCTCCTTGGCTCGCCGGTTCATCGGCTGCTCGCGAACGAAGTTGGTGATCACGTTGGTGCCTTTAACCTCCACTGCTCCTCCATTTCTCTGCTCGGATTTTCGCAAATTAGCAATGTTTTCACTTGCTTTCTGTGATAAGACAAATCAAATTACATCAATATGCAACAAATAGAGGGAAAAattagaacaaaaaaaaaaagatcaacccATAGAAGAACAAATATCTTTCATAAagtagaacataagagctaagTGATTCTCACCTGAGTCTGTGATTGACTTGGCTTCCTTAAcccttcctccccttctttGATCTTCTGTGCCTTGCAATTGTTGCTGCCATTCTGGTTTCCCCTGAGGGAGTTTTCATCGAGCTcggccatcggattcctcctaTAAGGCGATCGCTCCGCCTTCCTCGATGAGTTCCGGCTGAGGGACTGAGGCTGAGAAGGCTGAGGATTGTGATGCACGGCATTCTCAGTCGCCGTCCTCGTGGTATTCGCAGGTGACCGGGACCGAGGGGATGCGCTCCTCAGTCCCCTGGCCTCACCAGCTCTCTTACTAGCCGCAGCGGAGGAGACCCTCCTTGCACCCACACCTCCAGCCTCGGTGACCAACCCGCCACCCTTCTCCCTCGCCGGGACCGACACCATCTTCGCAGGTTTCTTCGAATTATCGCCGGCAGAGCTAGATGAAGTTGGACCTTCCGACCTCCTCCCTGGTGATCGGCTCACCCTCCTTCCCCCGCCGCTGCTCCTTTCCCTGCTCCCTGACCGCTCCCTACCGGGTGTCCTCCTGCGGGGAGAAGGCCTAGAGATTGGCTTCTcccactcctcctcctcctcctcctcctcctcctcccctttcttCTCATTATCAAAATCGTAGCTCCGCTTCGAGCCCGAGTACTTCCTATGCCCACCCCCACTCTCAGTGGAGGCCTTCCCTGATGAGCTGCGGCTGAGGCGGCCGCACTGGATAAGTATAGCATCCACCTCCTCCTTCGTGCAGCTCGAAGTCCTCACTGCGCCTAGAGGACTCCGGTCGCCACCACTGCCACTACTCTCTCCTCTTTTGCGGCTCTTCTTTGTGGGTGTCTCCGCTTTCTTGATCTTATCCTTCTCCTCGGCAGCAGGAGTTTTCTTTGGAGTTTGGGTGATGCCAACGTCCTGCTTCTTCTCTGTGGCTACTTCTGCCACTGGCTGAGCTGCTGCTGCTCCttgcttctccttcttctcctctacaTTCTTCTCGTTTGGAATACATTTTGGAATGGGATCAGGAGGAGGGGAAGGGCTTTCCTTCCTGCTGAAACAAAGACCCATTTGTTGCAAAGAGGAACAGAGAGAtgggagagaggaggaagagaagataaAAGACTAGCTAAAAGTGTGTCTATGGGTTACAGCGTTTAATATAAATCCACCACTACGGCTATGGAGGAGAGAGACAGTGGATGGTGGTCCGAG contains these protein-coding regions:
- the LOC103719283 gene encoding eukaryotic translation initiation factor 4B3 — encoded protein: MGLCFSRKESPSPPPDPIPKCIPNEKNVEEKKEKQGAAAAQPVAEVATEKKQDVGITQTPKKTPAAEEKDKIKKAETPTKKSRKRGESSGSGGDRSPLGAVRTSSCTKEEVDAILIQCGRLSRSSSGKASTESGGGHRKYSGSKRSYDFDNEKKGEEEEEEEEEEWEKPISRPSPRRRTPGRERSGSRERSSGGGRRVSRSPGRRSEGPTSSSSAGDNSKKPAKMVSVPAREKGGGLVTEAGGVGARRVSSAAASKRAGEARGLRSASPRSRSPANTTRTATENAVHHNPQPSQPQSLSRNSSRKAERSPYRRNPMAELDENSLRGNQNGSNNCKAQKIKEGEEGLRKPSQSQTQKASENIANLRKSEQRNGGAVEVKGTNVITNFVREQPMNRRAKEQQMEPEIGEGALQVKGASKDGEAHLTSNGVESSLNPRTITRTRSSRRSSRDFDHALDLNPDNHLIPTSYTSLLLEDIHNYHQKNTAFSLPACVSKACSILEAVADLKSSCSENKSSDADRSNNDDGSLDGRFGRRGLVPKGPFVESEIVVKDDLMEPSLHKYVSVRDLGGGEMEPQESAGSNSFIGQPWSSPWEPNSGDSTDRYWTSQSINGDEVEQQQQQQQSTREVARNSEARGRRLRDGSTTNSLPTTMSSGSKKRELDHHRALHRGGSGFGGGSGKAAAASS